The following proteins come from a genomic window of Bactrocera dorsalis isolate Fly_Bdor chromosome 6, ASM2337382v1, whole genome shotgun sequence:
- the LOC125779148 gene encoding uncharacterized protein LOC125779148, whose amino-acid sequence MRDENYTIAMKLRSQRFSNQRLIFQAHIQELFGLQRVSTNKKSGELRSLVDKLVSHVRALHSLGTFEQIADCLLQYIAAQKLDPETHALWEEKVPVDELPTLTDMATFLQRRCQTLENVTHAMVTKTPSTQVSNTKYRKNAFVVSKTSTKSCAICQKHDHIVYTCPLFASLSPSDRWKEAKRAHLCINYLKPGHQVQQCKSSTCRCCSMKHHTLLHFTQVHQAVIGILETTPGPSQPAVLVTRTSESRSPSPLSRSCSTECVILATAIVFVRNSVGSLIPCRAILDSASQLNFITTRLANQLQIKESKSSLAVSGIGDSEFIVNSSVNNKT is encoded by the coding sequence ATGCGTGACGAAAACTACACAATTGCTATGAAATTACGTAGTCAAAGATTCAGTAATCAACGTTTGATTTTTCAGGCACACATTCAAGAGCTATTCGGATTACAGAGGGTGAGCACTAACAAGAAATCAGGAGAGTTGCGTTCGCTAGTGGACAAATTAGTATCGCATGTTCGAGCCTTGCATTCGTTGGGTACGTTCGAACAAATAGCTGATTGTTTGCTTCAGTATATCGCTGCACAGAAATTGGATCCCGAAACACACGCATTATGGGAAGAAAAGGTTCCAGTTGACGAGTTGCCCACGTTAACGGACATGGCTACGTTCTTGCAGAGGAGATGTCAAACATTAGAAAATGTGACTCATGCTATGGTAACAAAAACACCTAGCACACAGGTGAGCAATACAAAGTATcgtaaaaatgcatttgttgtttCTAAGACTTCCACCAAAAGTTGTGCGATTTGTCAAAAACATGACCATATTGTGTACACGTGCCCATTATTCGCAAGCTTGAGTCCAAGTGACAGATGGAAGGAAGCCAAAAGAGCACACCTGTGCATAAATTATCTCAAACCAGGACATCAGGTGCAGCAATGTAAATCTTCTACATGTCGTTGTTGCTCAATGAAACATCATACCCTGCTGCATTTTACTCAAGTCCACCAAGCCGTAATTGGTATTTTAGAAACCACACCTGGTCCATCACAGCCAGCTGTCCTCGTCACAAGGACATCAGAAAGTCGCTCGCCTTCACCTCTGTCACGCTCTTGTTCAACTGAATGTGTGATTCTTGCAactgctattgtttttgttcgcaACAGTGTCGGATCGCTAATACCATGTCGCGCGATCCTCGATTCTGCTTCACAACTCAACTTTATAACGACGAGATTAGCAaatcaattacaaattaaagAATCAAAATCGTCTTTAGCAGTTTCCGGTATAGGAGATTCGGAATTTATTGTTAATTCTAGCGTCAACAACAAAACTTAG